Genomic window (Candidatus Hydrogenedentota bacterium):
GGAATACCACACGGGGCCCAGCGCCAACGGCATGCGCTCGAAGATGCAGCGGTACAAGTAGTGACATGCGATTCCGCCTTGCTCGCCCTGAAACTGCGCACCCCATTGGTTGCAGTTCCGAACGGTGTTGTCCGCCCAATACACATATTCTTTCGCCTGTCCGCCCGACACCGAAAGGCCGATTTTCTGTCCGGCGTCAACGAGATTGCCCGTAATGACAAGATGCGATCCGATGGCTTCAATACCGCAGAAGGCATACCGCCCCGAGGTATCCGAAATCGTGTTGCGCCGGACCGCGCAATAATCGCTGCCGCCAATGCTCAGCCAATGATCGATGCGGTTGTCCTCGATGACGGTTCGATCGCCCCCGCCCCATGCCTCGATGCCCAATCCTTCGCCGCCGGAACCGGCGACGGTGTTGCCCTGGATGACGATGTCCGTCGAGCCGTTGTCTGTAAAGATGCCGCCGCGTCCGGTGTGTTCGATGACATTGCGCAGTATGCGGTTGCGGGACGAACCCCACGACAGGCGGATGGCGCAACCGAAATCCGCGCCGACGCCAATGTGTTCAAACCGGCCATCGGCGATCTCGCTGTCCGTGACGCCTCCGGCGCGCGTGGGATTTTGTCCGGCAAAAAGGATGCCGTGCGGGCCGAATCCTTCGCCCTTGGCCAGATTCCGGATCGTGACATGGCGGATCCGCAACCCGTCGGCATTGCCGGCCGAAATGCCCTGCCGCACATTCGGATTATTGTTTCCATCCAGCGTCAGATCGCGGACTTCGACATCCGTGCAATCGCTCAAGTCCAACAGGGAGGCATTTACCCGCCCTTCGAATCGGAGAAGGGTCTTTTCCTGGCCTGCGCCCATAAGCGACACGCGCGACCTCAGCCGAATCGTTCCGTATACAGCGTACGTTTCCGGCGCGAGACGCACGACGTCGCCGGGCGACGCCTGTTCGATGGCGCTGGCGATGGCATCGGAATCCGGACGCTCCGGCAGGATTTCATCGGCGAAAATGCCCCGGGACAGGATTGTAACTGCCCAAATCGTGAAAATAATCGGCCTCATGGAATCCTGATGGCGAGACGCCGAATCCGCACGGGACCGCCGTTTGCCTGAATGCCGAGTTTGCCGGAACGGAAATCGTACGCGCGGCAACTAAAAGCGTACGCATCATTGATGAAACACTCGATAATCGCACCCTGCACGAAGGCTTGTACGCGGATGGACTTCGCCGCGTCGTAGTGGACTTTCCGTGGATAGTCAAACGTCGCGCCGGCAATGGTTGCCTCGCTTGTGCCGGGCCGCAGGACGAGCGCGTATCCGCCGCCGGATGCCTGCTCGCGCATGACCAGTCGAAACTCCGCCTGCGCAACGGGTTCGGCTTCGCATTCGAGGTAGTAGTTGTCCGGGACTTCCAGCGACCCCGGCGGGACATCCGCGAGTTCCTTGACGGTTTTTGCGAAAACAGCCACGGCCTCGGGAACGGGCCGGAAGAACAACCGGCCATCGGATCCGGCGTATACCTCGCGCGGGACGGATTGATCGCCGCCCCACTCGAAGCCGCCGCCGTCGCGTTCGCCGCCGAGATCGCGAATCCAGCCTGTAAGGATGTGCCGCCGGCCGTCGAACATGCGTTTCGCGGCATACAGGATCGGCGTGTCAATGTTGGCCGGTTCCGGGCGGCAATAGGGTCCGAGTATATCTTTGGCATGGCGCATATCCGTCGTGCCGGCGCAGGGACTGTTGAGAAGATAATACCGGTCGCCTATCATGAACAGGTCCGGACATTCCGGTGTTCCCTCGCCGAGCGGCGGATCGAGCACAAGCGGCGATACCTGTTCCCAGTGAACGAGATCCTCCGACGTGAGCCGCCCCTGCACCGGCTTGCCCGTTTTCCCGTCGCGTGCGCAGACGATCATCCAGAACATCTTGTCCTGTTCGTTCCAGAACACGTACGGATCGCGAAAATCCGTGTTCTGGTATTGATCGCCGTTTGCAAAGAAACCATGTTCGGGACGTTTCGTCCATGCTATCAGATCCGGACTGGTTGCATGCATGATCTTCTCGCGGCCTTCCTTGTTCTCCGGATTCCAACCGGTGTAGAAAATATGGAAGGTCCCATCGTGCTCCATGACCGATCCGGTGAACATGTGCAGGCCGTCGGGTCCGTCCGGGGCGCCGTCGGGCGTGAGCGCGGTGGGTAGTTCTTTCCAATGGACAAGGTCTGTCGAAACAATATGTTCCCAAGGCACTTTCGCGAGCGCGCGCAGATAAAAGATGTGATATTCGCCCTTCCAGAAAAACGGGATCGTGTCCGCGAGACGACCCGTCGCCGGGCGGTAATGTATGGGTGAATCGTAGGGTTCCACATAATTTGCATCGGGCATGATCGTGTCCTTTCGCATAACCAGCGCCAATTCCCCGTAATCCAACGCGCGCGGCCAGAGCGCCGCTTCCTCCATCTCGCCCGTGAAGGGCCTGACGACGGTCCCATTGTCCGTCTCGGCGCCTATCAGCACGGGCTCCGTGTTCTGCGTCAACGCGCCGCCTTTCCATGCGCGTTTCGCCATGACCCGGCCGTCGCAAATCAATTCGATGGACTTGCCGTCGTACCGCCCGGCGAAATCATGCCACGCGGCCGCGTCAATTTGGTTCACGGGAAACGAAACCATGACAAATCCGGCATCGGTATGAATCTCGAAGCCGATGTCCGGCCCCGGCGACCCGCCGAGATCCACGCTGAACAGGTTGAATGTAACCATGCTGTGCGTGCCACGCTTGCTGAAAAGGGCGTACT
Coding sequences:
- a CDS encoding right-handed parallel beta-helix repeat-containing protein; this translates as MRPIIFTIWAVTILSRGIFADEILPERPDSDAIASAIEQASPGDVVRLAPETYAVYGTIRLRSRVSLMGAGQEKTLLRFEGRVNASLLDLSDCTDVEVRDLTLDGNNNPNVRQGISAGNADGLRIRHVTIRNLAKGEGFGPHGILFAGQNPTRAGGVTDSEIADGRFEHIGVGADFGCAIRLSWGSSRNRILRNVIEHTGRGGIFTDNGSTDIVIQGNTVAGSGGEGLGIEAWGGGDRTVIEDNRIDHWLSIGGSDYCAVRRNTISDTSGRYAFCGIEAIGSHLVITGNLVDAGQKIGLSVSGGQAKEYVYWADNTVRNCNQWGAQFQGEQGGIACHYLYRCIFERMPLALGPVWYSGDEGHGFRVNGHTRHVMFDRCVFRDNGRCGIQFVGGNMDALLFRKCSILDNRGPAVLPANPHATIGWRNCAVRGNADNGLPSGVSIPRESYRVSIRGPSRVRLGETVLFGVRTRMEITHILWDFDEGVPVADRAPSHAFTVPGKHVMAVVVWDRQGNAARAEKTVNVLSMVPGSQ
- a CDS encoding family 43 glycosylhydrolase; this encodes MNKSLPWTIAVLLTVVCAHAQTREAVLDDALSRWRLGAEPSKAKWPLQPVGDIEFGPAAILKKAYFDAGRELTVSGHAITVYLRARDPRGQWQYALFSKRGTHSMVTFNLFSVDLGGSPGPDIGFEIHTDAGFVMVSFPVNQIDAAAWHDFAGRYDGKSIELICDGRVMAKRAWKGGALTQNTEPVLIGAETDNGTVVRPFTGEMEEAALWPRALDYGELALVMRKDTIMPDANYVEPYDSPIHYRPATGRLADTIPFFWKGEYHIFYLRALAKVPWEHIVSTDLVHWKELPTALTPDGAPDGPDGLHMFTGSVMEHDGTFHIFYTGWNPENKEGREKIMHATSPDLIAWTKRPEHGFFANGDQYQNTDFRDPYVFWNEQDKMFWMIVCARDGKTGKPVQGRLTSEDLVHWEQVSPLVLDPPLGEGTPECPDLFMIGDRYYLLNSPCAGTTDMRHAKDILGPYCRPEPANIDTPILYAAKRMFDGRRHILTGWIRDLGGERDGGGFEWGGDQSVPREVYAGSDGRLFFRPVPEAVAVFAKTVKELADVPPGSLEVPDNYYLECEAEPVAQAEFRLVMREQASGGGYALVLRPGTSEATIAGATFDYPRKVHYDAAKSIRVQAFVQGAIIECFINDAYAFSCRAYDFRSGKLGIQANGGPVRIRRLAIRIP